The segment TGATGGGGCAACAGGCAAATGCTGCAAATATACCACAGAATCAGTTAATTGGACAACAAAACAGTATTGCAGACATGCAGCAGCAGAGACTGCTAGGCCAGTCTAGTAATCTGCAGCAACAACAGCAGCAGCAGCAGTTAATGGCTCAACAAAACAACCTTTCAAATATGCATCAGCAACAGTTGGGTCCTCAGAGTAATATTTCAGGACTACAGCAACAGCAGCAGCAATTGGTTGGAACCCAGTCGGGTAACTCAAGCATGCAAACTAATCAACAATCTTTACACATGCTATCCCAGCCCAAGGTTGCACTCCAACAAACGCAGCAGACTGCACCTAATTTACTGCCAACTCAAGGACAGACATCCCAGCAGCCACAACAGCAGCAGCAACTGATGTCTCAGATGCAATCACAGCCTACTCAGTTGCAGCAACAGTTGGGTTTGCAACAGCAGCCCAATCAAGTGCAACAAAATATGCAGCAGAGACTTCAAGCATCAGGTCAAACATCAAGTTCCTTGCTTCAATCACAAAATTTGATAGATCAGCAAAAGCAGTTGTATCAATCACAGAGAGCTGTTCCGGAGACATCATCAAGTATGTTTTTGAATTTTTGCAGTTACATACTGTTGCTCTTTGCCTTATTTCTTTGTTGCTTTCTGATATTGTGTTATTTAACTGATCTTTAAATATTTCCTCAGATAGCCCTGAATTCTCTTTCCTCTTATACACCAACTACACAATTTTCATAGTTGATGCTTTAGTTTTGCATTACATTTCTACTATAGAAAGTAATTTCCTTTCCTACTTGAGGATATTAAGAGAATATCTTCTTAAACTTGGCTCTGCTATCACATCAGAAGCACATTGTGCTAGATAATTAATCTGTAGCTCGGAAAACAGATGCTAGGAAAATTACCGGCACCCTTGCCTTCATTAGCTGATCATAGACACTGCCTGGCTTTTGATACCATGAGAAACATTGTTGTCGCCCTTATCATTGTGAGGTCTTAACTGCTGTGACCTTGCTATCATGTCACTGTTAATGCTTTGCTGCAGTAATTGTGCAACGGTTTTGTTAAACCATGAAGGAACTACTGGGTTAATCTATTCACTTTGACAAACAGTTATTTCTCCTTCATTCAGTGAGTTGTCCTATTGAATGTAGAACTTTTTTCAGGAAAGAGTTAAACTATTTACTGTGTAAAGGAAAGAAGTGGTCATGTTTTGTTGGTTAAttttaaaaagaagaaaattttgcaGTGAGTTATTGAGCTCAACTAAACATGTCCACGGCTTCAACTTCATTTCAAATTTAGAATAGTCTGAAATTTCTAGCAGTTTGTTTGATTATGTCAGGTTGGTTCCACTCAATTCCTCTGTCCAACGTTTGTATCTTTGTACTTCCTAGTAATCTAACTTTCAAGATATTCCCAACATGGAGCTCAACATGAAATATATGATTAGGAGATTGTAGTCCTTGAAATCCGCTTGTTACTGTTTTTGCATCAAACTAGAGGGTAAACATGCTTGCAAATGTTAGGAGTTTTGTTGGGAGAAGGATGCACAAAGAATGTCCAGATAAGCAAGTGATTACAGCGAGGCATTTCTTTCCTGCATGAAATGGTCTAAAGGGTGTCAAAACTCGATTGTTTTAGTGGTGTCTTGGCTCAGTTTCACTGCTTCCGCTGAGACATGATATTTGTGCTGTAGATTTAGTTAAGTTTTATATCTGAACTGTACATCCCTTGTGTCTAACTTGTTCCACAAGTCATTTTAATGCTTTAGTCTGATTCACCCTTATTAGCTTACCAGATTTAGCTTTCAGTGGTTTAATAGGTCAATAGCAGAAATTATTTAACTTATTTTAGGTCTTCCTTCTCacttaaacttaccaatcatttaTTTATATTCCAACTGAACTTAGATGTAGGTGGCAAATAGTTAGCTTTAAACTTGAGAAAATCTATAACTAGCCTTGATAGTTAAGAATGATGTTTGAACTCTGACTTGATCTTTTATGTATCACAATGGAAACTTTACAGAATTGCTGCTTTAGTAGAGTAGACATAGATCTTGGAATATCCCAAAAGGAAAAGGCATTTGAATGGGATTGCAGGGAGCATGCTTTTTAATGCATAACCTAAAAAACTTGGATATGCATGGTTAGTTGCAGAAACTAGCAATAAaaccttttcatatattcaagtCCAAAATGTTTAATGGTTTCTTCAAATGCTTTGCTGTTGTACCCGTGGTGTGTCTGATGGAATCTTATGACTTAAGAATTCATTATTGACTGCATTATGATCCCTGCGTCTCCCCTTCTATGCTATGTGCACCTTAATTTTCTTTGAGAATTGGTCATATTCTGCTCAAATTTATTCCTCTTCCACAAGGTATTTATTTCAATGTTCTTTTAGACATGCAACAAAATCATGTATTTTTTTGTATAACCAATTTTCTTccgtttaaattatgattttgtaATTCTTCTTGCTCCAAAAATTTTCATTATTCTTTATGTATCTTCTTTTAGCATCTTTAGATTCCACAGCTCAAACAGGACATTCTAATGGGGGTGATTGGCAAGAAGAGGTCTATCAAAAGGTAAAAACTATCTTGGCCCATTCTCCTAAGATAATAATTATGCTTACAACTTGGTTTAAGAATGTAAAACCCCTGAACCCTGAGTATGTTGTGATGTGTCTCTTTACAGGAACTATGAAACGGAAGAATTAGAACTTAAAAAGTAATTGGGGAAATGAAATTCAGATATTTTCTGATTGACTTATTTGGTTATAAGGACTTGAATGTTCTTAgaggaaagaaaataaagcttatatatactttttagTTTCATTTGAAAGATCCATTAAGATGTGTTAGCAAGAAACCTAAGGCCCAAGGACTACTACAAAGATTTTGCATGCTTGATTTCATAGTAATCATCATTTGTTATTACCTTTGTTTCTTCTGTGTTTAACTAAAATCAGTACTGACTTATCAGAAAATggaaaaatatttttacttttctaATAAACCATGATTCTAGATGAATTGAATGGTTTAGTTGTTGGCTAACCATCCTGTTCCTGATTTAATGTTGCAGATCAAGGCCATGAAAGAGACATACTTCTCTGAATTAAATGAGATGCACCAGAAAATTGCTGCCAAGTTGCTGCAGGTAGGTTTATCCTTTCACATAGTACACCTTCAAAGAGTAGTAGAACCCATCTGCATGAACCTCTGCCACCCTGTATCTCTAAATTGAATATGAAGAGGACTTCACTACACTTCAGGACGCTTTTGATCCCATACCGCTTTTTAATTGCTACTTGAATACCCTTCCTTTAGGCACAGTTTACTGGTTGCACTTTATGCTTATCTGATGTAATAGTGGTTTGTTATTCTACTTGCTTCAGTTAAAACAATTCTTCTATTTTCCAGCATGATTCTCTTCCACAGCAGCCAAAGTCGGAGCAGCTTGAGAAGTTGAAAATATTCAAGACCATGTTGGAGCGCATTCTACATTTCTTAACTGTTTCCAAAGCTAATATAGTACCGGCTTTCAAGGACAAGTTGAGTTCGTATGAGAAGCAGATAATAAACTTTATAAATACCAATAGGCCAAGGAAGCCTGTCTCAGCTCTGCAGCAAGGACAGCTTCCTCCACCTCATATGCATTCCATGCAGCAGCCTCAACCTCAAAGTAATCAAACGCAATCTCATGATAATCAAATGAATCCTCAGTTGCAGTCAATAAATTTACAAGGTTCTATGCCAACAATGCAGCCTAACAACATGACAAGCTTGCAGCATAATACCTTGTCTTCTTTACCTGGGGTTTCAACAGCACAGCAGACCATGTTAAATTCGCTGCAACCAGGTTCAAATTTGGATCCAGGACAAGGTAATGCTCTAGGCTCAATGCAGCAGGTTGCACCAGGACCTTTGCAACAGAATCCTGCAAGTAACTCCCAACAGGCAAATCTTAATAGTTTGTCATCACAAAGTGGGTTAAGTGTCCTGCAGCAAAATATGAATCCTCTCCAGTCAAATTCCAACATGCTTCAGCACCAGCATATGAAACAACAGCAGGAACAGCAAATTCTGCAGTCGCAAAAGTACAAACAACAGTTACAACAACAGCGGCAGATGCAGCATCAGATTATGCAGCAGAAGCATCAACTAATGCAACAGCAGCAGCAGCAAGCAAAGCAACAGCTGCCCACTCAATTGCAGGCACACCAGATGCCACAGCTGCATCAGATGAATGATGTAAATGATATGAAGCAGGGGATTAGCGTTAAGCCAGGTGTTTTCCAACAGCACCTCCCAGCTGGCCAGCGACAAACTTATACCCATCAACAGTTGAAACCAGGTGTTCAATTTCCTATTTCTTCACCTCAACTCCATCCAGCTGCATCTCCTCAGATGCCTCAGCATTCTTCCCCACAGATTGATCAGCAGAGTCTGCTACCATCTATCTCAAAAACTGGAACCCCTTTGCAGTCTGCAAACTCACCTTTTGTTGTTCCTTCACCTTCGACTCCCTTGGCTCCATCACCTATGCCTGGGGAATCTGAAAAACCTGCTCCAGGCACTTCCTCTCTCTCAAATGTTGCAAATATTGGACACCAACAAGGAACTGGTGTTCAAGCAGGTTCTCAATCACTTGCAATTGGCACTCCTGGGATATCTGCCTCACCTCTGCTCGCAGAGTTCACTGATGGAACTCATGCTAATGTTTTGACAACTGTTTCTAGCAAGTCAAACATTACCGAGCAGCCTCTTGAACGTTTAATGAAGGCGGTTAGTGAAGCTCAGTTAACACTTCATTCCTCTTTTTTGTGCTTAGTGTTTTTCCCTTTTTTGGCGAAGCTTGGACTTTCCCATCCCTTTTCTTCTTTTAAAGAGATAttgcatttatttgatttttaatgaACTACAATTTCAGGTGAAATCCATGTCGCCTACTGCATTGTGTGCTTCTGTAAGTGATATTGGCTCAGTTGTCAGCATGACTGACAGGATAGCTGGGTCAGCACCAGGTAATGGGTCTAGAGCTGCTGTCGGTGAGGATCTGGTTGCTATGACAAAGTGTCGTCTACAAGCAAGAAATTTCATCACTCAAGATGGAATGAGCGGATCAAAGAAAATGAGGCGCCACACTAGTGCCATGCCCCTAAATGTTGTATCATCTGTGGGTAGCATAAATGATAGTTTCAAACAGTTAACTGGTTCGGAGACATCTGACTTGGAGTCAACGGCAACATCTACTGTCAAGAGGCCAAGAATTGAGGTATTATGCTTTGCTCGTGGTACATTTTTTTTAAATGTCAGCTCTTGAATATTTCTGCTGCTTATTTTCTTTTTGGGAAGCCTCTGCCAGCACTCACTGATACTTAATTACTATGTTCTACTTCTATGCTGTATTGAATATTCATCTTTTCACTTTGGAATGTTTCAAAAGTTATGTTCTAATGTCTTTTTAGAATGTAACTCGTTGCCTATATTTTCTCAACATTATTATCATTTCATTACTAACCATATAGATTCTCAACAAGGGAGGAGCTCGACCCCAGCCTGCTGGCTAGGAATGATGATCAATTACTGGGGGTCGATTTCCTCTCTGTCAAGATGAAAGGGGAGAGATAACTACTATTGAAAGAATTAGAATCTATTAAATATCAATTTGATAAAGatcttgaaaatttaatttcaataactttaaaattgagGTTGTTAAAGTTTGTTCAGTCAAAAAACAAGCACTCTATTTGAAATGGAAGTGGTTGTTAAACTCTATTGTTGGTGACATGCAATTATCCGCAAAGTATTTGTGTCAGATCAATCATCTCTTTTCTTTATTGGCTTATTTCACTGTTCACAATTATTTTGAGAATATCTTGTTTCCTGAAACTCTTATCCTTGAGAACTTTTGAGTTGCATGCTGGTTGACTATTACATGTTCCGTTACATGGTCAGTTTTTGTAATGTCTTCCTGTTATATTTCAATCCTAAATTTCACTTGATACAAACAGCTATATCCAACCTTGAGAAAGAAAATCTCAACTTGAGGAAACCATCATTGACTTGTACATGAGAACTCATCAATAGTGTTTGACGCGAATCTTGAGCAGAAAAAAACATTGATTCTGTTCCCAAGGAATGAGTTTCTTTAAGGTGAACATAATTGAAATTTGAGGAGATTGTTCACTGAACTATGAAAAGGATGTACCTATTAATCATAAACGCTTTAGCATTGCAAATGAGTTTGCATACATGTACCTATTAATAACTACGATCGTTATTTGGCACGATTCGTAGTTGTAATTACTTTGTTACATTAACACCGTCCTTCTTTTCTTAGAATGCGTATAATCCTTATAAGCATGAATTAACAAACATAGTGATGAAGCATCAGAGTTCAGTCTGTAAAACCTGTAATGAAAATATTAGTTATGGATTCTATCAATTTCATCTGTAATCCTTGAAACTTATCAGCTAAATTCTAGGGTGCAGTTTGACCTTTCTTTTTTTACCATCTGCAATGATCAGGAATCAAGCTATGATTTCTCTCAGGACTATAAAATTTCTGCAGTTATATTGTACAGTGGTGCACTGAGTGTAGGCAATATATTTTTCTCTGACTGCCATTATACTTTCTGATGTTCTGTCACTTTGCCACATAGAACCTTGGCATTTTAGTTTTCACATTTAGTAATTGATGTATAGTCTGGTGTTTCGTAAGATGGAAATGTGCAATTTGCTTTATGTAATTAGATACATAACATTTTATGGGACCTGTTGCAGGCTAATCATGCCCTTTTGGAAGAAATAAGGGAAATAAATCAACAACTTATAGACACAGTTGTTGATATCAGTGATGAAGATGTTGATCCAGGTATGGTGGCAACAGCTGCTGAAGGCGGTGAAGGAACCGTTGTCAAGTGCTCCTTCAATGCTGTGGCTCTTAGTTCAAACTTGAAATCACAGTACATGtcagcccaaatggtaagtttttcaaaTCATGGAAAGAAACTGATGTATTAACTCAAATTATTATGATTTCTCTGAATGATCTATGCTTTGTTACTATGCAGTCACCAATTCAGCCCTTGCGTCTGCTAGTCCCCACAAATTATCCAAATTGTTCCCCCGTCCTATTAGACAAGTTCCCAGTTGAAGTCAGGTAAGTAAACATTGTACTTGAATCCCATCCATCACTTCCTCTTCTCCGTTGTAGATTGGTATTCTGTTTTGGTAAATTATTAGCATTTGTCTGCGGGGTTATGTTCCTTACAAAAAATTTTGGTCACTTATGTCTGTTTCACAGCAAAGAGTACGAAGACCTTTCAATAAAAGCGAAGTCAAAGTTTAGTATATCATTGCGAACCCTTTCACAGCCTATGTCACTTGGTGAGATAGCAAGGACATGGGATGTTTGTGCCCGAGCCATTATTTCTGAGCATGCACAACAGAGTGGTGGGGGCAGctttagctcaaaatatgggacTTGGGAGAACTGCTCGATGGCTGCATAGCCATCTTTGCCGACTCAATCAGAATTGTAAACTGAAGTTGTGTCAATTATTGAGAACAAGATTTTGCGACAGCTGCTGTCATGAGGACCAAATGAGCAGTTTTAGGATGCAAATCTTGACAATCAAGGAAGCAGCCTCTGGTGTTGTTTTTTGTCAACTCGAGAAAACTCCCACGGTTGGTTCATTAACTTATGTCACTAGGCAACGTTACGGTCAACTGTTAAAACCACAATGAATTGTGTTTATGCGTATTGGAGTAGCTATTATGGCTTCCCTGCTTTCCTACAACTGTTATGTAAGTTCCGTCTACGAACTGTCATGCAAGTTTTCATAAATGCAGAACTCTAATTGTGATTATTTATCAGTACGTGATTTAATGTACTTTTTGGCTAATAAAGTAACTGACGACTTTACATGATacataatatacaaaatgatgTCAATGCATGAATGATGTCAAAATAACCcgcccttctttttcttttttttgtaaaTGATCTCGTGAGTTTAGAATACGTTTAGTATAATTGCCTTGAAATCCTTCTCAAAATGATAGTTTAGTCatagatttatttttatgttccatgaaaaattttaaattgattgcCGACACTACTGTAAGCGGATGAAAGAGGTACATCAAAGCAAATGAATTTTTGCCAATTGTTTCCTAACTCTCTCGACATTGTAAGGGAGCTAATACTAGGGAGATCaggaaaattaaattaaacagtGGTGCTTGGATAGTTTTTGTTTTGTAAGTTAAAAAAATCATTGCTACTTGAATCgaattataattttatga is part of the Gossypium arboreum isolate Shixiya-1 chromosome 5, ASM2569848v2, whole genome shotgun sequence genome and harbors:
- the LOC108453118 gene encoding mediator of RNA polymerase II transcription subunit 15a encodes the protein MDTNNWRPTPPSGEPNMDSGDWRTTLQPDSRQRIVNKIMDTLKRHLPFSGQEGLSELRKIAVRFEEKIFTAASSQTDYLRRISLKMLTMETKSQNTMPNTGNNSKPPDPGSQGMQNQVHSQGQSIPIPLQSNQSQARQQLLPQSVPNNMASAGVQSSAGLQPGMPPVSGLSQNPISNVVGQNSNIQNMSGISQNSMGQGMPSNIFANQQRQMQGRQQVLPQQQQQQQQLYHQQLQQTLMKQKIQQGNLQPSLLQSHMQQQQQQNLLPPTQLQSSQQSGMQTSSIMQPSAMQSTLPGLQQNQQSSLQQSTQSMLQQHQQSVLRQQQQPQQTTSAGIHQQQTPMTQQSMMPQQQQHMMGQQANAANIPQNQLIGQQNSIADMQQQRLLGQSSNLQQQQQQQQLMAQQNNLSNMHQQQLGPQSNISGLQQQQQQLVGTQSGNSSMQTNQQSLHMLSQPKVALQQTQQTAPNLLPTQGQTSQQPQQQQQLMSQMQSQPTQLQQQLGLQQQPNQVQQNMQQRLQASGQTSSSLLQSQNLIDQQKQLYQSQRAVPETSSTSLDSTAQTGHSNGGDWQEEVYQKIKAMKETYFSELNEMHQKIAAKLLQHDSLPQQPKSEQLEKLKIFKTMLERILHFLTVSKANIVPAFKDKLSSYEKQIINFINTNRPRKPVSALQQGQLPPPHMHSMQQPQPQSNQTQSHDNQMNPQLQSINLQGSMPTMQPNNMTSLQHNTLSSLPGVSTAQQTMLNSLQPGSNLDPGQGNALGSMQQVAPGPLQQNPASNSQQANLNSLSSQSGLSVLQQNMNPLQSNSNMLQHQHMKQQQEQQILQSQKYKQQLQQQRQMQHQIMQQKHQLMQQQQQQAKQQLPTQLQAHQMPQLHQMNDVNDMKQGISVKPGVFQQHLPAGQRQTYTHQQLKPGVQFPISSPQLHPAASPQMPQHSSPQIDQQSLLPSISKTGTPLQSANSPFVVPSPSTPLAPSPMPGESEKPAPGTSSLSNVANIGHQQGTGVQAGSQSLAIGTPGISASPLLAEFTDGTHANVLTTVSSKSNITEQPLERLMKAVKSMSPTALCASVSDIGSVVSMTDRIAGSAPGNGSRAAVGEDLVAMTKCRLQARNFITQDGMSGSKKMRRHTSAMPLNVVSSVGSINDSFKQLTGSETSDLESTATSTVKRPRIEANHALLEEIREINQQLIDTVVDISDEDVDPGMVATAAEGGEGTVVKCSFNAVALSSNLKSQYMSAQMSPIQPLRLLVPTNYPNCSPVLLDKFPVEVSKEYEDLSIKAKSKFSISLRTLSQPMSLGEIARTWDVCARAIISEHAQQSGGGSFSSKYGTWENCSMAA